One Stratiformator vulcanicus genomic window, GCGACAAAACGAGCAGGCCGATCGCCGAATCGTCGAACAGCGAATGCGAAGATTTAACTCGCTCTCGATCGCGTTCTCCGAAGTGGATCGCCGTAACGGCGAAGAAGACGCTCACAAATAAAATTGGCACAACGAGAAGCAGTATCAGACTGAGCAGCATTCCCGCCACATAAATTATGGCGATTATCTTCCGATCCGGGCCGGTCGCCGGTTGCGAGTTGAGGAAGGTGAGGCGAAAGTCCAACGCCCCGTGCGGCAGGCCAATTACGAACCACGATATAAGAAAAGGCAGACCTGCCCAATTCCATGAATAGTCGGGATCAGCAAATGAGCCGAGTGTCGCCGCGATCAGAACTGCCGGCCCAATAATTCGGACACACATGACTGCACCTCGACAGGGCGTCATAATGAATTCCGGGCGAAAAAGCCCGCCCGGAATTCAAACGATTTAGAATCGCAACTCTTAGGCCGCCGCGGGATAGTCTTCGACGTCCGTCTTGACACCACCGCCCGGACCTTCTTTTGTCAAAGCCTGGATTCCGGCCAGTGCGACGAGCCCGAAACCGACTTTGTTGATCACATCGGCGACATTATAGAAAATTTCCCGGTACTCACCCGCGCCTCCGAGCGCCATGAGAAACCCGACCGGGTAGATCGCCCAGCCGATCAAGATAAAGTATCGCATTACGCGAGTAGCGTCAGCGATGGGCGGCGGCGATTTGGCAATCGCTTTGCCGATTTGCGTGTAAAGTACCGCCACAATCGCAAGTTCAAAGACGCAGGCAACGATGAAGAAGCCCCACCACGCGCCGCTGCCGATCGCAGACGTCTCGGCGATAAATGCCGTGACGATCATCAGCACATCGAGCACAATGAGCTGGGCCATCAACTTTCCGGCGCCCTTCTTAATTTGTAAGAGCAGCGGGAATTTAACGAGCAGCAGAGGCGTAGTGAACAGCCAGTCGACGTAACGCAGTGCTGTCGGGAACGCCTCGCCCGACATGTATTGCGAAGTCATTTTTGAATAGTGAAAGCAGGCAATTCCGCAAATCAAGGTCGATACCGCCATCGCAGAACGATACTGCGGCGCGACATTAAAGAACTGCATAAAGAAGTAGATCGCTCCCGCGCCCATGCCGACGGTACCGGCAAAGAACAGGTACAGCGTTAACGACTCCAGCGGTGTATTCTGCGCGAAATCCATCGACAGGCCGCCTTCGACGGCTGCCAGCAAGAATGTCATCGGTCTCTCCCGACGTGGTTGACTGTTTGACTGGGTTAATTCGGATGAGATGTCGCAGGCCTGGCGTCGACATATTTTTATAGGTTCGCGATGACGATCGGCGAGGGCATATCAAGCCCGAACCGACTTGCGTCAGAAGGTCGCACCCAGTAGGTCGCCCGTCCGGTCCTCCAATTGCTTAATGCGAACGTCACGGAGTTGCGGGTTTTCCTGGCACTTCCACTCGGCTTGCTCGGGAGGTGGCGACCGCGCAGTGCTGTGACGCTGCTCAACGTGGAGGAACCTCAAACTGCGACTTCGGAGTCGGCCTGAGGGAATTGGCGAAGAGGTCCGCATCACTCTCCGCGGGCGCACCCGTTGCGCCTTCGACCTCGGTATGGGTGCATGTCCTGCGGGATCACGGCGGGGTCCCCGTACGCGCCGGTGAACTCAGTTCGGACTTCGAGTGTCGGACCGTTGCCGTTGCCGTTGCCGTTGCCGAACCTGACACTCAAACCGTAAATCGCTGCCCGTCGGCAATCACGGACAGTTCAAGAGTGGGGCGACCGGTCCCGCTCGCGAGCCCCCACTCGATGCCGAGCGTTTCGGTCATGAGGGAAATCGGCTGGTCCGCCTGCACGAGGCCCTCGAACTTCATCGCACCGTCGGTGTTGCGAAACAGACTCAACTGCCACGGATCACGATCGAGCAGCAGCAACTCACGCGTGCCGACCGAGGCGTAGAATTCGCCTTTCTCATGGGCCCGGTCGCCTTCGCTGACGACTTCGATGGCGAGGTCCGGTCCGCCGACCCAGTGCGTCCCGCAATCTTCGGCCGGGTTGCTGGCGAGATAAACCG contains:
- a CDS encoding bacteriorhodopsin; the protein is MTFLLAAVEGGLSMDFAQNTPLESLTLYLFFAGTVGMGAGAIYFFMQFFNVAPQYRSAMAVSTLICGIACFHYSKMTSQYMSGEAFPTALRYVDWLFTTPLLLVKFPLLLQIKKGAGKLMAQLIVLDVLMIVTAFIAETSAIGSGAWWGFFIVACVFELAIVAVLYTQIGKAIAKSPPPIADATRVMRYFILIGWAIYPVGFLMALGGAGEYREIFYNVADVINKVGFGLVALAGIQALTKEGPGGGVKTDVEDYPAAA